GCTAGATCGAATACTATGTTAATGCGTTACTAATAAATCAGAAcgtgcattattattattgttatgtatatatgatcAGGTAACCTTTCTATCATGGCTACTATTTATTCTCGTATGAAAAAGAtgtttaagaagaaaaagaagccAAAGCAAGAGCCACCGAAGCAGGAGCCGCCGCCCCGTCCGCAAAAGGTATTTATTTCACTAGTATGAAAAGGGTTGTAACCGAGTCAAGCTTTTATTGAGCAACTCGAATACCACGTTTGCAGCCCTATGAATAACACGTTTCTTAAATGGGTCtggtttttgttaatatatttaaaacaaccaatacaaaaaattacttttaaattttatagtgTGTCTTCAAAAAAATTGATGGTTTGTTATACCTGTGTATAATTATTCATTGCACCCATTCAAAGGACCGAAAATCTTGTGCTTTGTTTGATTAATACGGTTATATACACTTTCTGTTAAAAAGCTTCAATTGTAGTTGTAAACCAAAAGTTTAAGACAAAGAAACGAATATAGTAAGATATATAGATAATGTTTTGTCATATTTGATGTTTGTGTGATGAATCTGCAGATTTATGCGTATAAATTGGTTCTCGATAATCGAGATTCTGGCAGGAAAAATACAAATGAATGCACATCGTGCGAACGCTGTAGTAAAACTCAGCATAAACCTGAGCCTTACACAAAGCCTCCTTATAATGAACATTTGTGCCGGGATAAATCAAGACAGTGTACGACTCATTATAATAAACCGCTCTTCAAACCACCAACTGCCCCCACTCCACAATTTCCACCATTGCTTCCGTCACCATTGGTTGCGCCGCCACAAATGTTTCTGCCAccatatcatcaacaacaaatgTACGCGTTACCACCTCCAAGACAATCGTATCCGTATGATCATGAGTATGGAATGCAGCATGTTTATCCGCCTAGGCTAGGTTATGGCGATAGTTGGTGATTGATTGAGTTTAATTTATTGTTGAATGTAATGCTACTAGTTAACGTATTTCATTGTGGAATAATCTAGTAGATCaactttatgttttgttttattttatatttctagGTTGTACTTTTATCTTACTCAATTTTAGTTATTTCTTGGTCATATTTGGCTTTTGCAGCtactttttaaagatttttgtcTGTCTTGTAACCGAAGTGTCAATCTTAGCTCATTTCTTATAGAGAAAAGGGGTACAGACTTTGACTCGTTtacttgtaaattgtaattgtAAGTTATGAATGAGCCAACTGGTTGAAAGTTATTGTCGTTTTAAGGCATTTACTGGTTATGAATTTTTTCAAGGTGTTTCAAATCTGAAACATATGACAAGCTGATGAGTTTATAAATAATCAACTTGAATTCTTGTATTTAGCCAGAACTGCATACCAGTTTAGGCTTTTACCCGCCCCGCTCATCTCTCCAATGATAGCTTAGCCCCAATGTCATGAGACGATAACAAGCATTTTTGTTGAACACTTGCTGATGTAGAGGATAAACTGGCAATATTTTATCACTCTGACAAATCATTTAGACTGGACATAATGCATTAAATAAGATGATGGAGGCTCAGTCTGTTAGAATTAGCACTCTGCTGGTTCCAGATTTTCGTTTATAACGGTTCAGAGAAACGATGATATACAGAGTTATTTTACATGATCAGAGGAGagttaaatatatacaaactgATCATAATCAACTGTACATAAAAGTGGAATCAAATTCAATCAGGAAACTTTTGTGatttttcaattaaaatgtCAACTATTTACACTTGCCTCAGCTATTTTTCAGTTCTTCCATCATATCTTAACGAGTTTTCACGATCAGGAAGCAGCAGTGGGCGAATGAATGGTAGTATCTGGTAACATGGCTACTGTCACCACAAAATACTCGCAGCCAACAGGTAAACCATACGGGTTTGCACCATTTGATCCTGAATTCAAAGCAAACTGGCTCGAGGTGGTGGTGGTTCGTTCAGCTCGAACAGGTGACGATTTCACAGTTTGTCTTTCAATATGCACAATCTGGCCTGCAATGTAGGTGGGCCGGTGTGGAAGATGGTCAGTGAATAAGGCAACTGACTCTGAAGATAAATAGTAGTGAGTGCTGTTTCGGTTGATGGCCTCATAGTGTCCAGCTACATTAAGTACAAATGCAGCTATCTCGTGAAGCTCCAAACGACCAAATGATATTTTCTCCTTGTTAACCTGCTTGAGAATATGAAGCCAATAAGTCAAACTATATTTGGTCATCTCCTTATTAACCTGCTTGAGTACAAGGCAAGTAACAAATCGAGGGGATGCTGAAATGTGCATAGTGAAagtaaataattttaatcagGTGCTCGGCGACTGGGTCATAGAAGTGTTCAGTCAaatgattttgttattaaaagtgtaaaactcgTACTAATCAGGTTAATAATTGATCATGACAGATGCTAACATTGTTTAAGAACTATATAGATCAAATAAGCAAGaatatttttgtcaaaaaaataaaataaaataaaaaatggtagAGGATTGTAAGATGAAAATAAGTCCTGTAAGAtatgttatatacttatatgtaacTTCAATTCAAACTTAAAAAATCAGATTATCTGAAGCAGAATTTTTAACCAACAATCACTAGCAACTGATTTCAATGACTCCCGACAATCAATTAAACACAAATTCAACCACCTATAAACCATGTCATTTGTCAATTAACAATGCCAGTTAGTATTTTGTGGAACCCGAAGAAACCCATCTTGGGTAGTCAAATCCGTGAATGACTGAAATAttgttcatattattttttaatatttgtttgcaAGTTACAAACCTGTTTTTCAGATTGAAGCTTTGTGTATAAAGTGTTGACCAATTCTTTCTTTTCTCCCAATTCCGCCTCTTTCTTTGTGTACCTATCCATCAGCTCAGCTCGTCGTCTAGTCAAAATACCAACCTTCTCAGCGAGTACCCGAACGAATTCACGGAAGTCGGAAGTACCGTCATCCCCATTCTCATTTGCAGAACTGTATATGTGATCCATATGAGTTCAATATTCACAAATAATCAACTTGTCATTATAGTGCTTTCATTATTATATGACACTACAAATATATGGGAGATTTCTGGAACTTACTTGGCAAGAGATTGAGCCAAAGCTAGCAGGGACTCGGCCAAATTATTCACACCAGCTGAGGAAACACATGTTTTCAGCCTTTCAAAAAGGCTGCGGATTTTGACAGCAGATGTGCGCAATGCAGTATATTCAGATGCCCTACGGTCGGCTGCACAGAGATGAGTTTGAGCCTCTTCTCTTGCTTCATGTAGACAGTTCTCTAAGTGAGCACAATTCATCTGtacaaaatagaaaattaatgaATATCATAAAACCTCTAAGCAACATACTCTTATCCGAAACTTAGTTGCAGTATGATAGCACTGAAGTCTTGGCCAAACTCATTTAGTTAGAGGTGACCTAAACTGGGTTGACTCAAGTTATTTTCAAATCTAAAGGACTAATGGTAGCTTGACCGTTTATGCAACATAGATTAGCTACAAAGAGAATGGGTCAAAGGGTTAAAAGTCATCAAAGTGTATTTCAAAAACTGCTTAGGTTTTGTAATAACATAGTATTTATAATCATACTCCGCATAATAAGTTCAAAATAGTCATTTTGACCCACACAAGACTCCGCTCACCCAACTCCTCTTTTCATCACCTTAATGTACAATGCAAGGACATGGGAAACTGACATGTAAATACCGGGATTTGGGAGTTATAATTGGGAAGTGGGGCAATTGCGTACTGCATACAAGTCAAAACGTGTTTCAACTATGAAGTAGAGCAAAGTATGAAAAGATTTACATTTAACATTACCTGAGATTCATCCAGAAGATTCCGACTGGTTTCCAGCTCACTACCCAGCCTTGTTACCTCCTCCAATGCAGCCTGGAGCTTGGCTTCTATTTCATCTACCTGATTCAATTTCTCAGTAAGCAAGTTTTGCAACTCCACCACAAGTTCACCACTAGATTTGACCTGTTCATCTGAAGTCACAGTTATCAGAGGCCCAGGCATGTAATCAGCAGTTGAACTAGTGGCCAACACCATCCCCACATCTGTTACCATTGTCTCCTTGTCATCTTTTTCATCACGGTTCGGTTCCACCATTGATGAGTCCATGTTAGGATTCATAGTTCCAGAAGAATCATTACCTCCCGATTTCAAAAGTAATGAACTAGAAGCATAAGAAGCCTCATCCATAGGCTCGGATGATGCACAACGTATAGATTCATCTTTATTAAGTTTGTGTTCTAAACAATACTGGTCAGACAGCCTATTTTCAAGCTCTTTTATTCGTTTCTCATACGATTCACACTGCATTTGTTtgacttttaacatatttagCAAATGTTTCTCGTGTTCATCTTTCAAACGCAATGCCTCGGCAGTCTTTTCAGCAGCTACTTTTAGCACATTTCCCACTTCACTATCTTCGAAATCAGTTTCAGGTGAAAAAGAACAAAGCAGAGCTATAGTAGAAGCAAGTTCAGCTTTTAATTTCGCATTTTCAACTTCCATCTTGCTGGTTCCTGCAATTTCCACCATTTCAGAACCCTCaacaaaatcattatagtttccGGTCCCACTTTCAGAACTTTCTTCAACATCTTGAGACATTGAAGATGACGCCTTCTTAAAAGAAAGACCAACTAAATGTTCTGGGGCAAAACGGTCCACGTCTGCTATGTCTATATCAAGTAAATTAGTATCAAATGGAGCTACATTGACATCACATGTATTAGGAGTATCATATAAGCCCATTGATGCCAAAATGTCTCGAGGAATATATGAACTGTTGACTTTTAGAAACTCTTCTCTTCTTCTTATTTCTGATTCCCTTTTAGTTGCGAGCCGTTCAGCTAATTGTCCAGCCATGCCCATATAAAGTTTCATTGACGCTTTTCTCCTCACTATCTCTGCTAGACAAGCTCTATATGAAGGCCCGATTCCACGAACTACTTTCAAATGCTCAAATTGGTCGTTCTGTCGTTTTAGTGCTTCGGTGAAGACAGAAAACTTGTACCTTACGTCTTTAATTGTGTATTGAATGTATGCAATCTTTTGCatgtatttgtgaacaaaaTTGTTCATTtcagattttttgtttttgcaaaAGATAAGGAGGTTGGAAATGGCACGTTCACAATCTTGCATTTTGGGGAGATAACTTTTGTCATGGCCCTCGTACATAGGGCCTAATGCTGAAACGGCATCATGTGGACGAAGAGAACTGGAGAGTTGACTCGTCAAACTATCATCTACAAGCTTCTTCACCAAACCGACATCTTTGCTGCAGTTATGTAAATTTGAAGTTAGAGACAAAAACATTTTTATCTGAAATACATCCTATTTATCACAAAGACCTTAGTTGTAAAATTGAAACCAAATAATCGACTTCTAAGTTAGACGCTTCACATATGTTTTTTCTACACTCGACTACTTGAGTGAAGAGAGAATAAAAATCAGACTTAAATGTTTATAAGATATTACACCTCCATCATTTTGTGAAGCTAATCAAGAAAGTGTATACAcatgttaaatttataaattatagataATCACAAAATGTGAGAATTAAAAAGACATTATCCATGTTTTAGAAAGGCGTCCTAAGAAATGTTTGCGGTACAATTTATCTGTCTTCTACctgtatatcttgaagaaaaaTTGTCAACTGTACAATTAATCCGTTCTAAGAAATATTAATGtacaatttttcttaaaaagatcAGAGACACTCTACAAGTAGTCTCTGATCTTTTTAAGATAAATTGTCAACTGTTGCAGTCAACTACAACTATGCTTCTACAATTCTACAAACATAACTTACTAACAGGCAGAAAATGCAAGTATTTATGATAGTATGAAAGTGCCTTAATGTGTATTTCCATTTTCCAATGTAGCTAAAACAGACTATAATGCTGTATAAAGCACGGTTCAGATATGCTTCTTTTGATTGCAGTTGTTGGCAATTTTTGATTATTAAAGAAgaatttatttaaacaataaccAAAAAGGACAATTTTATGAAAAAGTGGGAGAAGCTTtgtgaattgtgaattgaagtAGAGCCTCTTAAACTAGTTTAAAAAAAGGGGGTAACTCCTCATCATTACATAAGTTTTGTTCCAGGGCTCCAGCCTGGAATGATAATCATTATCGAAGATGATTAGGTGGCCCCTATACGACTACACATAAACTTTCAACAAAAATCATCATGTTATCGATTCCCTAACGCAAATTCCAATACCCCCTCCATATCTTAGCAACAGAATATCTGGTCTTTACAATTAGGTAATCTAGACAAACAAACATGAAAAAGATCTTTAATTCTAAGAGGCAAACA
The sequence above is drawn from the Erigeron canadensis isolate Cc75 chromosome 4, C_canadensis_v1, whole genome shotgun sequence genome and encodes:
- the LOC122594914 gene encoding early nodulin-75-like — encoded protein: MATIYSRMKKMFKKKKKPKQEPPKQEPPPRPQKIYAYKLVLDNRDSGRKNTNECTSCERCSKTQHKPEPYTKPPYNEHLCRDKSRQCTTHYNKPLFKPPTAPTPQFPPLLPSPLVAPPQMFLPPYHQQQMYALPPPRQSYPYDHEYGMQHVYPPRLGYGDSW
- the LOC122596701 gene encoding autophagy-related protein 11-like gives rise to the protein MSSSETLIQRGKLLVHIAENGHSFELDCDEDTLVEAVQQFLESLSGIRLNDQLLLYLDMKLDPQNPLSAYKLPSEDGEVFVFNKSKMRTNSAPPGPEELELSESNYPDPPRPCSSHDTHPLDEASDPALKALPSYERQFRYHYQLGDAIYRRTLVKFDACERLAREQMVQEKALEIARANLDHFYKMILQNYMDFVKCYSQQQRTHSNLLVNFGRDLERLKSIKLLPVLQTVDRKCLLDFVKEDNLRKMVDDCSNSHRQFENKVGDFKQEFGELKRSTEHLFSSKASILSRDLGRTVKEHEHHINEQKSIMQALSKDVGLVKKLVDDSLTSQLSSSLRPHDAVSALGPMYEGHDKSYLPKMQDCERAISNLLIFCKNKKSEMNNFVHKYMQKIAYIQYTIKDVRYKFSVFTEALKRQNDQFEHLKVVRGIGPSYRACLAEIVRRKASMKLYMGMAGQLAERLATKRESEIRRREEFLKVNSSYIPRDILASMGLYDTPNTCDVNVAPFDTNLLDIDIADVDRFAPEHLVGLSFKKASSSMSQDVEESSESGTGNYNDFVEGSEMVEIAGTSKMEVENAKLKAELASTIALLCSFSPETDFEDSEVGNVLKVAAEKTAEALRLKDEHEKHLLNMLKVKQMQCESYEKRIKELENRLSDQYCLEHKLNKDESIRCASSEPMDEASYASSSLLLKSGGNDSSGTMNPNMDSSMVEPNRDEKDDKETMVTDVGMVLATSSTADYMPGPLITVTSDEQVKSSGELVVELQNLLTEKLNQVDEIEAKLQAALEEVTRLGSELETSRNLLDESQMNCAHLENCLHEAREEAQTHLCAADRRASEYTALRTSAVKIRSLFERLKTCVSSAGVNNLAESLLALAQSLANSANENGDDGTSDFREFVRVLAEKVGILTRRRAELMDRYTKKEAELGEKKELVNTLYTKLQSEKQVNKEKISFGRLELHEIAAFVLNVAGHYEAINRNSTHYYLSSESVALFTDHLPHRPTYIAGQIVHIERQTVKSSPVRAERTTTTSSQFALNSGSNGANPYGLPVGCEYFVVTVAMLPDTTIHSPTAAS